In a single window of the Tellurirhabdus bombi genome:
- a CDS encoding SusC/RagA family TonB-linked outer membrane protein, which yields MNRLLLIFSFLAISVFAGAQNRPTISGVVKDEQGGTLPGISLLVKGTTTGTSTDANGAFRLTLPNANAVLVVSGVGYLRQEIPVGNSTTLAITMKEDPKSLDEVIVTGFGVKQETRKLAYAAQEVQGTSLTRANTPNLVNALQGKVAGVQIDQGSGGPMSSSRIRIRGNASLSPNTQPLFVVDGVLIRPATTGADSWGAAQDFGNIMKNLNPDNVETMTVLKGSAASALYGSEALNGVIVITTKKGREQKGLGVSYNHTSSFEHAYRFVDVQNQYGAGLSPTFPKAADGVETVESQNSAWAYSFGPKIDGRMVRDLDGRMVEWKANNPLDFFQTGRFTNHNVAIEGSNDRGSFRASYSNLYNNTIMPGGAELKRNNFNIRATQKLGKVLNLDVSADYTLNDNLNPIRQGGTYNPVFRFVYGRPRTLDINYWMDNYKSPLGGRRTGSVDDPYSISQFLWETFQYTTSRNEKIFRGNIDVTANITPWLTGLVRANIQNELYATENKNLGAGVGFAGGEYSQYSQANTQSRVQALLTASRDFGPLFHLNLTLGGETNRINGGREYRLRTDGGLRIPGEFNLPNSVNPVVADISGGRLAPSKRTDAIYAYGDLSYKDALFLNFTNRLDYSSALTYANGTGQYSYYYPSVGLAWDFTQSIKGLPNQLSFGKLRGSYGFTGGDTDAWITNQTGFYSAGNIFTSINGQIQRYGFRDNVLPNYNLRNRLAREWEVGADLRFFGNRLGLDVAVYNKLTRNEIFRLPVAQESGLNERLVNAGKILNRGVEILLTGTPIKTSKFQWNTSFNFSRNRNKILELADGISTYELSLAFGNDVRSIAKAGGDYGTIISGYAFARDAQGRKLIGPASGTTGGYMTFLRSQAAGQGSKELGTLLENFLLSNVNNFQFGPFAATFQVDSKIGGVMASSTHAYGSAFGSFSNSLSGRDTESGGITFTDAQGVVRNDGIIPDGVLNAGVTATVDGQQIDLGGMSYKDAVEKGYLKPIPAYAYYDNLSNWGSGIREYSVFENSWVAVREASISYELPASLLNKVKVQSLRVSLVGRNLGYLYRTAKDGINPQGLLSNKAGEFAEYGGLPFSRNIGVTVNVGL from the coding sequence ATGAACAGACTACTACTCATTTTTTCTTTCCTGGCGATTTCAGTGTTCGCGGGAGCACAAAACCGACCCACTATCTCTGGTGTCGTTAAAGATGAACAGGGGGGTACTTTGCCGGGCATATCGCTTTTGGTGAAGGGAACCACCACCGGAACCAGCACGGATGCCAACGGCGCATTCCGGCTGACGCTTCCCAACGCAAACGCCGTTCTGGTTGTCTCTGGCGTAGGTTATTTACGGCAGGAAATACCCGTAGGCAATTCAACAACGCTTGCGATTACCATGAAAGAAGACCCTAAGTCGCTCGACGAAGTGATTGTTACGGGCTTCGGGGTAAAGCAGGAAACACGCAAGCTAGCGTACGCGGCGCAGGAAGTTCAGGGTACCAGCCTAACGCGGGCAAACACGCCTAACCTGGTGAATGCCTTACAGGGTAAGGTAGCCGGGGTACAAATTGACCAGGGATCGGGTGGCCCGATGTCTTCTTCACGGATTCGTATCCGGGGTAATGCATCCTTGAGCCCGAACACGCAGCCTCTTTTTGTGGTGGATGGCGTTCTGATTCGTCCGGCCACAACGGGTGCCGACTCATGGGGTGCCGCGCAGGATTTCGGGAACATCATGAAAAACCTGAACCCTGACAACGTGGAGACCATGACGGTTCTGAAAGGTTCTGCCGCCAGTGCACTCTACGGCTCAGAAGCCCTGAACGGGGTTATCGTTATCACTACCAAAAAAGGCCGCGAACAGAAAGGCTTGGGGGTTTCATACAACCACACGTCTTCGTTCGAACACGCTTACCGCTTCGTGGATGTTCAGAATCAGTACGGTGCCGGTTTATCGCCTACGTTCCCTAAAGCAGCGGATGGCGTTGAAACAGTTGAGTCGCAGAACAGCGCCTGGGCTTATTCATTCGGCCCTAAAATTGACGGACGCATGGTTCGTGACCTGGACGGTCGCATGGTGGAGTGGAAAGCCAATAATCCGCTCGACTTTTTCCAGACTGGCCGTTTCACAAACCATAACGTAGCCATCGAAGGCAGCAACGACCGGGGTTCATTCCGGGCGTCGTACTCGAACCTGTACAACAACACCATCATGCCGGGCGGTGCAGAGTTAAAGCGGAACAACTTTAACATTCGCGCTACGCAGAAACTCGGAAAGGTGCTGAACCTGGACGTAAGTGCTGACTATACGCTCAATGACAACCTGAACCCAATTCGGCAGGGTGGTACGTACAATCCAGTTTTCCGGTTTGTGTATGGTCGTCCCCGGACGCTTGACATCAACTACTGGATGGATAATTACAAGTCTCCCCTGGGTGGCCGGAGAACGGGCAGCGTTGATGATCCATACAGCATCAGCCAGTTTTTGTGGGAAACATTCCAGTACACGACGTCTCGCAACGAGAAAATCTTCCGGGGAAATATTGACGTAACAGCTAACATCACCCCTTGGTTGACGGGACTTGTACGCGCCAATATCCAGAACGAATTATACGCTACTGAAAATAAAAACTTAGGTGCTGGGGTAGGTTTCGCAGGTGGAGAATACTCGCAATATTCACAGGCTAACACACAGTCCCGTGTCCAGGCTTTGCTAACGGCAAGCCGTGACTTCGGTCCTCTTTTCCATTTGAACCTGACACTCGGTGGCGAGACCAACCGCATCAACGGTGGACGTGAATACCGCCTACGGACGGATGGTGGCCTTCGTATTCCTGGCGAATTCAACCTGCCAAACTCGGTTAACCCTGTTGTTGCCGATATTTCAGGAGGGCGACTAGCTCCGTCAAAGCGTACGGATGCAATCTATGCTTATGGTGACCTGAGCTACAAAGACGCTTTGTTCCTGAACTTCACAAACCGGCTTGACTATTCATCGGCGTTGACCTACGCCAATGGAACAGGCCAGTATTCGTACTACTATCCATCGGTAGGTTTGGCCTGGGATTTCACGCAATCCATCAAAGGCTTACCCAATCAGCTTTCATTCGGTAAACTGCGCGGTAGCTACGGTTTCACGGGTGGTGATACAGATGCCTGGATTACGAACCAGACTGGTTTCTACTCAGCGGGTAATATCTTCACGTCAATCAACGGACAAATCCAGCGCTATGGTTTCCGGGATAACGTATTGCCTAACTACAACTTGCGGAACCGTCTGGCCCGTGAGTGGGAAGTGGGTGCTGACCTGCGGTTCTTCGGCAACCGGTTGGGCCTCGACGTGGCAGTTTACAACAAGCTGACCCGGAACGAGATTTTCCGCCTACCTGTCGCTCAGGAGTCTGGCTTAAACGAACGGTTGGTTAACGCCGGTAAAATCCTGAACCGAGGTGTCGAGATTTTGCTGACAGGTACCCCAATCAAGACGAGCAAATTCCAGTGGAATACGTCGTTCAACTTTAGCCGCAACCGGAACAAAATTCTGGAATTGGCCGATGGAATTAGCACCTACGAGTTGAGCCTTGCCTTCGGAAACGACGTTCGGTCGATTGCAAAAGCAGGTGGTGATTACGGAACAATTATTTCGGGGTATGCTTTTGCCCGGGATGCCCAGGGCCGGAAACTGATCGGACCTGCCAGCGGTACAACCGGTGGTTACATGACCTTCCTGCGTAGCCAGGCCGCCGGACAAGGCAGCAAGGAACTGGGTACGCTGCTGGAAAACTTCCTGCTCAGCAATGTAAACAACTTCCAATTCGGTCCTTTCGCCGCGACGTTCCAGGTTGATTCTAAAATTGGTGGTGTGATGGCCTCATCGACCCACGCTTACGGATCGGCTTTCGGTAGCTTCAGCAACAGTTTGTCTGGCCGGGATACAGAGTCAGGCGGTATTACGTTTACTGACGCTCAGGGTGTTGTGCGCAACGACGGTATCATTCCAGATGGCGTCCTGAACGCGGGTGTAACCGCAACGGTTGATGGCCAGCAGATTGATCTGGGCGGTATGAGCTACAAAGATGCCGTTGAAAAAGGGTACCTCAAGCCTATTCCTGCTTACGCTTACTACGACAACTTGTCGAACTGGGGCTCAGGGATTCGGGAATATTCTGTTTTTGAAAATTCTTGGGTAGCTGTTCGGGAAGCTTCTATAAGTTATGAGCTACCGGCTTCGTTATTAAATAAAGTAAAAGTGCAGTCGCTACGTGTCAGTCTGGTTGGTCGTAACCTGGGCTACCTGTACCGCACGGCCAAGGATGGCATCAACCCGCAAGGTCTGCTGAGCAACAAGGCAGGTGAATTTGCTGAGTATGGTGGATTGCCTTTCAGCCGGAACATCGGCGTAACGGTAAACGTCGGACTTTAA
- a CDS encoding ROK family transcriptional regulator has protein sequence MLPVIPINDESVNQKSVVLYKKSQHQKNVLSCLYQEGACTLARLAETIHTSVPSITNLIEQLTSNGWVNTIGTATGNSGRRPVLFGLKPDGHYVVVLDISTHGTGLMIINPVRQIIFQHTTAHGLADKEEYLDFLVQFVTETLANSAIPQSDILAIGLAMPGLIDTNRGLNLTYPNLKKADQSLTEWLEQQLSIPAYLINDTKATALGENRFGGGQGKKHALSINIDWGVGLGIILNGEVFQGASGFAGELGHIQVDPEGELCYCGKVGCLDTITSASSLVRRVQQAVLSNRVSKLSAFQEDVSQITINHVIEAAHQGDSFAIDLLHETGYQLGKGLSIAVNLFNPEIIIVDGVLAEAAIFITNPIEQAINKYCLSGFRKELTIEVTKLNGTAKWLGTHAYVMENLFTAFDR, from the coding sequence ATGCTTCCAGTTATCCCCATTAATGATGAATCTGTAAACCAAAAATCAGTTGTTCTTTACAAGAAAAGCCAGCATCAGAAAAATGTGCTGTCTTGTTTGTATCAGGAGGGGGCTTGTACTTTGGCCCGTTTAGCTGAAACCATTCATACCAGTGTGCCTTCGATTACAAACCTGATAGAACAGCTTACAAGTAATGGGTGGGTGAATACCATTGGCACGGCTACGGGCAACAGCGGCCGTCGTCCGGTGTTGTTTGGCCTTAAGCCAGACGGACATTATGTGGTGGTGCTGGACATCAGTACGCATGGAACCGGCTTAATGATTATCAATCCGGTGCGTCAAATCATCTTTCAGCACACCACGGCGCATGGATTGGCGGATAAGGAAGAGTATTTGGATTTTCTGGTTCAATTTGTGACGGAGACGCTGGCCAATTCGGCCATTCCCCAATCGGATATTCTGGCGATAGGGCTGGCCATGCCCGGTTTGATTGATACAAACCGGGGACTAAACCTGACCTACCCCAATCTTAAAAAAGCAGATCAGTCACTCACCGAATGGCTGGAACAACAACTATCAATACCGGCCTATTTAATCAACGATACTAAAGCGACGGCTCTGGGCGAAAATCGCTTCGGAGGCGGACAAGGCAAAAAGCACGCCTTGTCGATCAACATTGACTGGGGCGTTGGCCTCGGAATTATTCTGAACGGGGAAGTTTTTCAGGGCGCTTCCGGTTTTGCGGGCGAGTTGGGACACATCCAGGTTGACCCGGAAGGCGAGCTGTGCTACTGTGGGAAAGTAGGTTGTCTGGACACCATCACGTCGGCTTCGTCGCTGGTTCGCCGGGTGCAGCAAGCTGTATTAAGTAACCGCGTCTCGAAATTGTCGGCCTTTCAGGAAGACGTTAGCCAAATCACGATTAACCACGTTATTGAAGCGGCTCACCAGGGAGACTCCTTTGCCATTGACCTGTTGCACGAGACGGGGTACCAGCTCGGGAAAGGACTTTCCATTGCGGTCAATCTGTTTAATCCCGAAATCATCATCGTTGACGGGGTGCTGGCTGAGGCGGCTATCTTCATTACAAATCCAATTGAGCAGGCTATTAATAAATACTGTCTGAGCGGCTTCCGCAAGGAGCTAACCATCGAAGTGACGAAACTTAACGGCACAGCCAAATGGCTGGGGACCCATGCGTATGTCATGGAAAATCTGTTTACTGCTTTTGACCGATGA
- a CDS encoding thioredoxin domain-containing protein, translating to MKKRYLFEAILGMLIVGLVALKPDPSLRVFIFLETECPISQKTTQRIQALADAYAGRVTFEAVYPTETVTPQEVGAFERAYSLRIPRRLDPQHRLVKRYQATTTPEVILVSGSDKILYRGSVDDQFYQLGKYRPAPTQFYLKDAIEAALHNRAVAVPKTTAVGCLINNQ from the coding sequence ATGAAGAAACGCTATCTATTTGAGGCTATTCTGGGTATGCTGATCGTTGGGTTAGTAGCTCTGAAACCGGACCCTTCGCTGCGGGTATTTATTTTTCTGGAAACAGAATGCCCGATTTCCCAGAAAACAACCCAGCGCATTCAGGCGCTGGCCGATGCCTACGCCGGGCGAGTGACTTTCGAAGCGGTTTATCCCACCGAAACCGTAACCCCGCAGGAGGTGGGTGCGTTCGAACGGGCTTATTCGCTGCGGATTCCGCGCCGACTAGACCCCCAGCACCGGCTGGTAAAGCGCTACCAGGCTACCACCACGCCCGAAGTTATTCTGGTTTCTGGGTCGGATAAAATTCTGTACCGGGGAAGCGTTGATGATCAGTTCTATCAATTGGGTAAATACCGTCCGGCGCCCACTCAGTTCTACCTCAAAGACGCCATCGAGGCCGCCCTACACAACCGGGCGGTGGCTGTTCCCAAGACCACAGCCGTTGGGTGCCTGATTAATAACCAATAA
- a CDS encoding alpha-L-fucosidase, producing the protein MKHSYLTLFMVLQLGVAAFAQQHSEQNHSKYVWPKDELVKQKLNQWQNVKFGLLMHWGTYSQWGIVESWSLCPEDEGWCERKGPHSANWYDYKNAYEKLQTTFNPVKFNPERWANAAKGAGMKYLVFTTKHHDGFCMFDTKQTDYKITDAKSPFSANPRRNVTKEILAAFRSQDFMLGTYFSKPDWHNEHYWKPYFPPKDRNVNYDPKKYPDEWNKFKDFTYNQIQELMTGYGSVDILWLDGGWVRPFSTIDSTVSWQRTIPYNQDIDMARIAGMARQHQPGLLVVDRTVSGEFENYVTPEQQIPDHYMPIPWETCMTMGDSWSYIPKENFKSARKLVQTLVDVVSKNGNLLLNVAPGPDGEWHEEAYNRLRQIGDWMQVNGESIYETKPLAPYRQGQWALTGKGAVRYASYLPTESETTLPATVTLPIVPTKSVTLLGNKQTLSWKKTATGITVSVPEAARKKLRDQPVWVFKVS; encoded by the coding sequence ATGAAACATAGCTACCTGACGCTCTTCATGGTTCTGCAACTGGGGGTTGCGGCTTTTGCCCAGCAGCATTCGGAACAAAATCACAGTAAGTACGTCTGGCCGAAGGACGAGTTAGTAAAGCAGAAACTCAACCAGTGGCAGAACGTAAAATTTGGTTTGCTGATGCACTGGGGGACCTACAGCCAGTGGGGCATCGTGGAATCCTGGTCGCTTTGTCCCGAAGACGAAGGCTGGTGCGAGCGCAAAGGGCCGCACTCGGCGAACTGGTACGACTACAAAAATGCTTACGAAAAGCTGCAAACGACCTTTAATCCGGTGAAGTTTAATCCGGAGCGGTGGGCGAATGCAGCCAAGGGAGCGGGCATGAAATACCTCGTGTTTACGACCAAGCACCACGACGGGTTTTGCATGTTCGATACCAAACAAACCGACTACAAAATCACGGACGCCAAGTCGCCATTTTCGGCAAACCCGCGCAGAAATGTCACCAAAGAAATTTTGGCCGCCTTCCGAAGCCAGGATTTCATGCTGGGGACTTATTTCTCGAAACCTGACTGGCACAACGAGCATTACTGGAAGCCTTATTTTCCGCCTAAAGACCGCAATGTCAACTACGATCCGAAAAAATACCCGGACGAGTGGAACAAATTCAAGGACTTTACCTACAACCAGATTCAGGAGTTAATGACGGGCTATGGCTCAGTCGATATTCTCTGGCTTGACGGCGGTTGGGTGCGACCGTTCAGTACCATCGATTCGACGGTTAGCTGGCAACGCACCATTCCATACAATCAGGATATTGACATGGCCCGCATCGCCGGTATGGCCCGGCAGCATCAACCCGGCTTGCTGGTGGTTGACCGGACCGTCTCGGGTGAGTTTGAAAACTACGTAACGCCCGAGCAGCAAATCCCCGATCATTACATGCCTATCCCTTGGGAAACGTGCATGACCATGGGGGATAGCTGGTCGTATATTCCAAAGGAAAATTTCAAATCGGCTCGTAAGCTGGTGCAGACGCTGGTTGATGTGGTGTCTAAAAATGGAAACCTACTCTTGAACGTAGCGCCCGGTCCCGACGGCGAATGGCATGAAGAAGCCTACAACCGCCTGCGGCAAATTGGCGACTGGATGCAGGTCAACGGGGAGTCTATTTACGAAACGAAACCGTTGGCTCCCTACCGCCAGGGTCAATGGGCACTAACAGGCAAAGGCGCGGTTCGCTATGCCTCATACCTGCCAACTGAATCGGAAACGACCCTGCCCGCTACGGTAACGCTGCCCATCGTGCCGACCAAATCGGTGACTTTGCTGGGTAATAAACAAACCCTATCGTGGAAGAAAACCGCTACAGGAATCACTGTTTCGGTCCCGGAAGCCGCGCGGAAGAAGCTACGCGATCAGCCCGTTTGGGTCTTTAAAGTAAGCTAA
- the miaA gene encoding tRNA (adenosine(37)-N6)-dimethylallyltransferase MiaA: MKKLLVILGPTASGKTRLAVQLAHQLNGEIVSVDSRQVYRDMDIGTGKDLDEYQVDGQSIPYHLINLVDAGRSYNLYEFQQDFYRVVPQILARGRVPIACGGSGLYLESVLKGHQFTAIPIDESLRARLETQTDDGLLTVFHQTPSIYSELADTSTRKRTIRAIEIATYLKQHPDTKLAGLPSLPDFQVFGISLSAEMRRQRITNRLHERLNNGMIEEVKHLLEKGVSADKLVFYGLEYKFITQYLIGELPYEIMVQRLETAIHQFSKRQMTFFRKMERDGIPIHWLDGRKVTEELVGEVTELVER; the protein is encoded by the coding sequence ATGAAAAAGCTACTTGTTATACTGGGGCCGACGGCCAGTGGCAAAACGCGATTAGCCGTACAACTTGCTCACCAGCTGAACGGTGAAATTGTAAGCGTAGATTCCCGGCAGGTCTACCGCGACATGGACATTGGCACGGGCAAAGATCTGGACGAATATCAGGTTGATGGCCAGTCAATTCCCTATCACCTGATTAATCTGGTTGATGCTGGAAGGTCTTATAATCTGTACGAATTTCAGCAGGACTTTTACCGCGTTGTTCCGCAGATTCTGGCGCGGGGGCGGGTGCCGATAGCGTGCGGTGGGTCGGGACTTTACCTGGAATCGGTGCTGAAAGGACACCAGTTCACGGCTATTCCGATTGATGAAAGTCTTCGGGCAAGGCTGGAAACTCAAACGGATGATGGGTTATTAACGGTATTTCACCAGACGCCATCCATTTATTCGGAGCTGGCCGATACGTCTACCCGGAAGCGTACGATTCGGGCCATTGAGATCGCGACTTACCTCAAGCAGCATCCTGATACAAAACTAGCCGGTTTGCCGTCCTTGCCGGACTTTCAAGTGTTTGGTATTAGTCTTTCGGCTGAAATGCGTCGGCAGCGAATCACCAACCGCCTGCACGAACGGCTAAACAACGGCATGATTGAAGAAGTAAAGCACTTATTGGAGAAGGGTGTTAGCGCTGATAAACTGGTGTTTTACGGTCTGGAATACAAATTTATTACGCAGTATTTGATTGGTGAATTACCGTACGAAATCATGGTGCAACGGCTGGAAACGGCTATCCATCAGTTTTCTAAACGGCAAATGACGTTTTTTCGGAAGATGGAACGCGACGGCATACCCATTCATTGGTTGGATGGACGAAAAGTAACGGAGGAACTGGTTGGCGAAGTAACGGAATTAGTGGAACGATAA
- a CDS encoding alpha/beta hydrolase codes for MPLHFELTTPVDDDRPVYISGNFCDWDATLFEMQRTGPNTFFCEFPEQVPLPELIEYKYNRGGWEHVELDFTGEGIPNRTIHLSESYRTDYVAHWQWNGLPFDPEKVPNVELLSEDFEIPQLETTRRIHVLLPHDYHSTGKPYPVLYLHDGQNLFGEGAEYGSWNVDQKMAILAARRRHEVIIVSIDHGEGERISEFSLHRTRFGRGKGRQYLNFIAKTLKPQIDARYRTLSDATHTGIGGSSMGGLISIYAGLMFPEMFGRLMIFSPSLWIAPKIYFDAIQFRRSTQTKVYIYGGGAESTYMISNLQRLQSACLHGGCADLTVELTIDPDGQHNEARWGREFPKAIEWLFYEQQ; via the coding sequence ATGCCTCTACATTTTGAACTGACAACGCCGGTAGACGATGATCGGCCAGTTTATATATCCGGTAACTTTTGCGATTGGGATGCTACGCTGTTTGAGATGCAGCGGACGGGCCCAAACACCTTTTTTTGTGAGTTTCCCGAACAAGTCCCGTTGCCCGAACTGATTGAATATAAGTACAATCGGGGTGGCTGGGAACACGTTGAACTGGATTTTACGGGAGAAGGAATTCCGAACCGAACGATTCATTTATCGGAGTCCTACCGCACTGATTATGTGGCCCATTGGCAATGGAACGGGTTGCCGTTTGATCCGGAAAAGGTACCTAACGTGGAGCTGCTTAGTGAAGATTTTGAGATTCCACAGCTCGAAACCACACGGCGTATTCATGTCCTGTTGCCCCATGATTACCACTCAACCGGTAAGCCATACCCTGTTTTGTACCTGCACGACGGGCAAAATCTCTTTGGCGAAGGTGCCGAATATGGCAGTTGGAATGTCGATCAGAAAATGGCTATTTTAGCTGCCCGTCGCCGCCATGAAGTCATTATTGTTTCCATTGATCACGGGGAAGGGGAACGAATTAGTGAGTTTTCTCTGCATCGAACTCGTTTTGGGCGTGGTAAAGGGCGTCAATACCTGAATTTTATTGCGAAAACCCTAAAACCGCAGATTGATGCGCGTTACCGGACCCTTTCCGACGCTACGCACACGGGAATTGGCGGCAGCTCGATGGGTGGCTTAATTAGTATTTATGCCGGCTTGATGTTTCCTGAAATGTTTGGGCGGCTGATGATTTTTTCGCCTTCCCTTTGGATTGCGCCGAAAATTTATTTTGATGCTATTCAGTTTCGGCGCTCTACGCAGACAAAAGTGTACATCTACGGAGGTGGAGCCGAATCGACCTATATGATTTCCAACCTCCAGCGGCTGCAAAGTGCCTGCCTCCACGGGGGGTGCGCCGATCTGACGGTTGAGTTGACCATTGACCCGGACGGGCAGCATAATGAAGCGCGTTGGGGGCGGGAGTTTCCCAAGGCCATTGAGTGGTTATTTTACGAGCAACAATAA
- a CDS encoding leucyl aminopeptidase family protein, with product MHIQLHTQRTDAETTLIPLAQTDDLAEQLVQIAGEVNLPAALLQQDFKADSKELLPVYRAEGRKVYLLGLGENPTAMDWLKAFRETFFRQKKKLSQSVSVDLSAFSAEVVEAVVLGIRWGGYDLKLYQTDKAAAPAFYTQEGHLSLILPDTQKEAAQEILDRAEAIAATHHEILNLMNAPSNYKTPQTLADWTLASGEKYGYSVTVLNKEQIEAQGLQALLAVNKGSDLPPTFIIAEYKPVGQEGLKKVGLVGKGITFDTGGISIKPSTNMHLMKSDMGGAAAVLGTLEVAAKLALPVHLIGIVPSTENMVDGSATKPGDVIGSYIGKTIEIIDTDAEGRVILADGLGYMVRNFQPDVLIDLATLTGNSIAALGYHAAALLSQNDALSNALIAAADRTGERLWRLPLWDVYKEDIKSDVADVKNYSGKPFAGAISAGKFLEVFAEGHEAWAHLDIAGMAYGDNEFGSQKNGTGYGIRLLIDFLRHLS from the coding sequence ATGCATATTCAACTGCATACCCAGCGAACAGACGCGGAAACCACCCTTATTCCTCTGGCGCAAACCGACGATTTAGCGGAGCAACTAGTCCAAATTGCCGGGGAGGTAAATCTTCCGGCAGCTCTTTTACAACAGGATTTTAAGGCTGATTCCAAGGAGTTATTGCCGGTTTATCGGGCGGAAGGACGTAAGGTTTACCTGCTGGGTTTAGGGGAAAATCCGACGGCAATGGATTGGCTAAAGGCGTTTCGGGAAACTTTTTTTCGCCAGAAAAAGAAGCTTTCTCAAAGCGTCAGCGTCGATTTGTCGGCTTTCAGCGCGGAAGTAGTGGAAGCGGTTGTTTTGGGGATTCGCTGGGGTGGATATGATTTAAAATTATACCAGACGGATAAAGCGGCGGCTCCTGCATTTTATACGCAAGAAGGCCATCTATCGCTTATTCTGCCAGATACGCAGAAAGAGGCCGCGCAGGAAATTCTGGATCGGGCTGAGGCCATTGCTGCTACGCACCACGAAATTCTGAATCTGATGAATGCACCATCCAATTACAAAACGCCGCAAACCCTGGCGGATTGGACGCTGGCATCAGGAGAAAAATACGGTTACTCGGTAACGGTGCTGAATAAAGAACAGATCGAAGCGCAGGGGTTGCAAGCACTTTTGGCCGTGAATAAGGGAAGCGATTTGCCGCCAACGTTCATTATTGCCGAGTACAAACCAGTCGGGCAGGAAGGTCTGAAAAAGGTTGGTTTGGTCGGGAAGGGCATCACGTTTGATACGGGTGGAATTTCCATCAAGCCATCGACGAACATGCACCTCATGAAAAGCGACATGGGCGGAGCAGCAGCCGTACTGGGAACGCTGGAAGTGGCCGCTAAACTGGCACTACCGGTGCATTTGATCGGTATCGTTCCTTCAACGGAAAACATGGTGGATGGCAGCGCGACCAAACCCGGTGATGTGATTGGCTCCTACATTGGGAAAACCATTGAAATTATCGATACAGACGCTGAAGGACGCGTTATTCTGGCCGATGGATTGGGCTATATGGTGCGCAATTTCCAGCCGGATGTGCTGATTGATCTGGCCACGCTGACGGGGAATAGCATTGCCGCCCTGGGCTACCACGCCGCCGCCTTATTGTCTCAAAACGATGCGCTGTCCAATGCTCTGATAGCCGCTGCCGACCGCACGGGCGAACGCCTCTGGCGGTTGCCGCTTTGGGACGTATACAAAGAGGACATCAAGTCGGACGTAGCCGACGTAAAAAACTACAGCGGAAAGCCTTTTGCCGGGGCCATTAGCGCCGGAAAATTTCTCGAAGTGTTCGCGGAAGGGCACGAAGCCTGGGCGCACCTCGACATCGCGGGTATGGCTTACGGTGACAATGAGTTTGGTAGCCAGAAAAACGGAACGGGCTACGGAATTCGCCTACTAATTGATTTCCTGCGTCACCTTTCCTGA